Within Hyla sarda isolate aHylSar1 chromosome 7, aHylSar1.hap1, whole genome shotgun sequence, the genomic segment ttttaccactaagttaaaggagaatatgtcaaaaacaatctcggaatcagaatgataactaaaagcatcccagagttattaatgtttaaagtcacagtggtcagatgtgaaaaaaacgctctggtcctaaggtgtaaaatggcctggtgcttaaggggttaaaggggtactccagtggaaaacttttttttttttttttttatcaactggtgccagaaagttaaacagatttgtaaattacttctattaataaatcttaatccttccggtacttattagctgctgaatactacataggaaattcttttctttttggaacccagtgctctctgctgacatcatgaccacggtgctctctgctgacatctctgtccattttaggaactgtccagagcagcatatgtttgctatggggattttctcctactctggacagttcttaaaatggagagagatctcagcatagagcactgtggtcatgatgtcagcagagagctctgtgttccaaaaagaaaataatttcctatgtagtattcagcagctggaaggattaatattttttaatagaagtaatttacaaatctgtttaactttctggcaccagttgattaaaaaaaaaaaaaaaaggataagccTCCAGCGCTTCATTCACCAATGCTGACCGCATCATGGAGATCCACAGCTTTACTTTATCCTGCCTCAGGCACAGGCTGCGGTGTGCCCTAGTGCAGGGGAATAGAAACGCTGCTGGCAGAGCCTAAGAAGAAGTCAGCGCAGATGTGTCTCAATGTAGCAATGCTGACTCATGGAGTACAACATTGAAGCCTCTAgtgtagtgtttcctaaccagggtgcctccagctgttgcaaaactacaacttccagcatgcctgcgggcatgctgggagttgtagttttgcaacagctggaggcaccctggttgggagacactgctcaAGTGACTACTGCTCCACCAGTCAGCATCCATTTCTTACTGTACAGGATAGGGAGGAGCAATGCTTTGTATCCTCCGTGTCTCTGCTGGGCACCCTGCCACATGCCCAAGGCCtccaaaataatagtaaaaaaaataaaggcagaggaGGGGGTTTTAAAATAAAGACTAGATAAGACTTTGCTAAATTTTATGTGAGATTTTATGTCGAGTATCATACCAGAGATCTCATATATGGACCTTATAATTGACAGAACATTGACTAAGTAAGCCCAAAAGAATCCCTACTACTTCATCATAAGATAAATGTGTGTAATGTCTCTGTGACAGAAGTTTTTGCAaaggacagggacactttaaaggggtactccggtgcttagacatcttatcccctatccaaaggataggggataagatgcctgaccgcgggagtcccgctgctggggacccccgtgatcttgcacgcggcaccccgtttataatcagtccctggagcgtgttcgctccgggtctgattacggacgaccacagggcgggggcccccttgtgacgtcacgctccgcccttcaatgcatGCCTActcgagggggcgtgacagctatcacgccccctcccataggcttgcattgagagacagagcgtgacgtcacacgccgcccgccctgtgatcgcccgtaatcagacccggagcgaacacgctccagggactgattataaacggggtgccacgtgcaagatcacgggggtccccagtggcgggactcccatggtcaggcatcttatcccctatcctttgacccTTTAAGCTACCACACACAGCGTATATGTGTTCTAGTGAGGCTGATATTAGAGTATTGATGTAAAGTGACTGTAATGTGTCACGCTCTCACTGCCCACCCTCATGATTCCCACCTCTAGATTCCCCCAAAAAGTAGGTATAGACCAGTCTTTCctaagcgcggtcctcaagttcCCCCAACATGTCAATTTTTCAGGATTTTCTTAGTCGTTCACAGGGTTTATAATAGTCATGTAAAGCAAGTATAATTACTTATCTGAGGAAACATGCTTATAACAAGGGAAGTAAAAAGTGTGCCCTAGAATGCAATGGTCCCCAATCTAGTCATCAATCTCAACCAATATTCCAGTTTTTTCCCAGTTACTTACAGTGAGGCAAAAAGTatatagtcagccaccaattgtgcaagttctcccacttaaaaagatgagaggcctgtaattttcctcataggtatacctcaactatgagagacagtatgagaaaaaaaatccataaaatcacattgtctgatttttaaagaatttattagcaaattatggtggaaaataagtatttacggtagtcaataacaaaagttcatctcaacactttgttatataccctttgttggtgatgacagaggtcaaacgttttctgtaagtcttcacaaggttttcacacacctggtattttggcccattcctccatgcagatctaatctagagcagtgatgttttggggctgtagctgggcaacacggacgttcaactctctccaaaggttttctatggggttcagATCTGGAGATTGTCTAGGcctctccaggaccttgaaatgcttcttacaaagccactccttcgttgacCGAGCGGTGTTTATagaatcattgtcatgctgaaagacccgtccacgtttcatcttcaatgcctttgctgatggaaggaggttttcactcaaaatctcaggatacatggcaccattcattctttcctttacacggatcagtcgtcctggtcccttagcagaaaaacagcccaaaagcatgatgtttacacccccatgcttcacaatagGTATGGTGTTGTTTGCAACTCAGCAATCTTTCCCCacaaaacacgacgagttgagtttttaccaaaaagttctactttggtttcagctGACCATATGGCATTCTCCCAATCATCTtctggcactgtatgatttgagtccctggcggcgtagtgtgttactgatggtagcctttgttaccttggtcccagctctctgcaggtcattcactaggtcccccccgtgtagttctgggatttttgctcactgttcttgtgatcattttgacaccacagggtgagatcttgcgtggagcccaagatcgagggagattatcagaggtcttgtatgtcttccattttctaataactgctcccacagttgatttcttcacaccaagctgcttgcctattgctgaTTCCattttcccagcctggtgcaggtctacaattttgtagttttctttaaaaataagacaatgtgattttatggattttttttctcattgtgtctctcatagttgaggtatacttacaggcctctctcatcattttaagtggtagaacttgcacaattggtggctgactaaatacttttttgccccactgtaattgGAATAGAACAGTGTAATATTATAATCCTGGACTGTTAGTGGGCCTTAATGACTAGGTTAAGGACCTCTGTTTTACAGCATTCACAGCAGTGCTCCCTCCTCCTTATGAACCAAGCTAGCAATTAGGAAATAATATAAGCAGGCTCATTTTGTTGTATTagtaaactacactgctcaaaaaaataaagggaacactaagataacacatcatagatctgaatgaatgaactaatcgtgtgaaatactttagtctttacatagttgaatgtgctgacaaaaaaaaaatcacacacaaattatcaatagaaatcaaatttatcaacccatggaggtctggatatggagtcacactcaaaatcaaagtggaaaatcccactacaggctgatccaactttgatgcaatgtccttaaaacaagtcaaaatgaggcacagtagtgtgtgtggccttcacgtgcccgtatgacctccctacaacgcctgggcatgctcctgatgaggtggtggatggtctcctgagggatgtccttccagacctggactaaagcatccgccaactcctggacagtcggtggtgcaacgtgacgttggtggatggagcgagacatgatgtcccagatgggctcaatcggattcaggtctggggaacgggcgggacagtccatggcatcaatgccttcctcttgcaggaactgctgacacactccagccacatgatgtctagcattgtcttgcattaggaggaacccagggccaaccacaccagcatatggtctcacaaggggtctgaggatctcatctcagtacctaatggcagtcaggctacttctggtaAGCAcatgtgtaccccccccccccaatggatgttgcaggatgttgcaggcatcagaacgttctccacagcgtctccaaacTCTGTCACATCTATCACATGTACTCTGTGTGAACCTGctatcatctgtgaagagcacaggttgccagtggcgaattttccaatcttggtgttctctgcaaatgccaaacgtcctgcatggtgttgggctgtaagcacaacccccgcctatggacgtcgggccctcataccaccctcatggagtctgtttctgaccgcttgagtagacacatgcacatttgtggcctgctggaggtcattttgcagggctctggcagtgctcctccttgcacaaaggcggaggtagcggtcctgctgctgggttgttgccctcctacagactcctccacgtctcctgatgtactggcctgtttaatggtagcgccttcatgctctggacactacgctgacagacacagcaaaccttcctgccacagctcgtattgatgtgccatcctggatgagctgcagtacctgagccacttgtgtggattgtagactccgtctcatgttaccactagagtgaaagcacaggcagcattcaaaagtgaccaaaacatcagtcaggaagtataggaactgagaagcgggctgtggtcaccacctacagaaccacttctttattgggggtgtttaCTAAttgccacctgttgtctgttccatttgcataacagtatgtgaaattgattgtcagtcagtgttgcttcctgagtggacagtgggatttcacagaagtgtcattgacttggagttacattgtgttgtttaagttttccctttatttttttttgagcagtgtatatctaaGCTGCCCAAATTGTGTCAAATTTCAACACTTTTAGTTTTGATACGTTTTATACATCAGCACGTATTTATTTACAAGTTGGAGCCAGCAAGAAAGTGAGGAGGTATCAGTGTTTCCAATAGAGAACCTGTTATTTTCAAGTGCAGAATGAAAAGTGGTGGAAAAATATCTTGTCATAGTGACCAGGGACTATATAAGTGATGATAagcaataaacaaaaacaaaatgtccAAGTCCCTGATTGCAAGCAGTCTGAGTCTGACCAGGGTACAATATACTCTATAAATCTAAATTGTAGGAGAAAATCTAAGGCACTAACCACAGTATAAAAATAGGACTGTTCAGCCTCCTTCTAGTCCTCTTGGGACAATTCAGAGATGTTCCTCGGCCACTTGAGCAAAGCCCTCGCAAAGGGAGTGGTACCATTGGTTTGGAATATGGCATAAGCCTGAATAAGGAGTTGTGGCAAGTCAGAGGTTCCTGATAACCAGAGGTTCCCATTTAGAGGAGTcagtgggtaaaaaaaaaaaaaaaagccaaattggCATGCCTCAGTCTTAGGTAGTGAAAGTAAGATAAGTGAGTGATCTGGTACTTGTCACATAGTTGATCAAAACTCAGAAATTCCTGTGACTCTGAAAGGAGATGCCCAAGggatttaaagggggtactccggccctgagacatcttatcccctatccaaaggacaatcAACTTATTCCAAATGATGTACCTCCCTTAATTTTTATGTCTTCCCTACTGCCCTAATGCTCCTACCCAAGAGTTTTTTTCAAGACTGTTGATGCTTTTAATGCTCCTTCTATTGGCAAGGTACGACTCCTAGGATGAGTCTTgcccgactccgcccccatgtgacgtcacccccccgcggagtcgtgacgtcaccatactccggccccgtggtcgccacccggctgtttgtgagctggcaccgcagcgtgcagctcaaacaggtgggtggcaaacacaagattgcgggggtccccagcggcaggacccccgcagtgagacatcttatcccctatcctttggataggggataagatgtctcagggccggagtacccctttaatactaagaCAGCCCCAAGAATGCAAGTCCTGCAAATGTGTAAAGGTAGTGAGATAAAGGTTAAGTCATGGTGGTTGTCTTGAGACAGTGAAGTTGGCAAGGAATCAGATTATGTGTAATAGACCAAACCTATGCCAGAGTTATAAGAGGGAGACTAAAAGGCTTTCATAGGATTCAAGTATCGGGAGAGCAATAGCCACATTGCTCGTATCCAGGTCAAGCCACCAGCGGGTATATACTAACTTGACGGCTAAATAATGATGATAGAGATTGGGAGCTGCCATACCCCCTTGGTTCTTAGAGGCCTGTAAGGAAGCAAGACTCATCCTAGGAGTCGTACCTTGCCAATAGAAGGAGCATTAAAAGCATCAACAGTCTTGAAAAAAAACTCTTGGGTAGGAGCATTAGGGCAGTAGGGAAGACATATAAAAATTAAGGGAGGTACATCATTTTGAATAAGTTGATTCTCCTGAAGAGAGAGAGGGGAAGGTTATGCCATGCTGACACATATAGCTCCACactaccaacaaagggtccaacAAAATGTTTATATTACCACTTGGACATTGAATGGTGTAGTACCGAACTCTGTAAAAGCATAAGGTGAAAGTAACCAAGAATGGGTTTTGTGACATTAGTATTTAACTCATAAACCCCAAAGTACAGAGCAGTGCACAACATGGTTTAaattggcacttaaaggggtactccgcccctagacaccttatcccctatccaatggataagggataagatgtcagatcgccggggtcccgctgctggggacccccgggatcttggctcagcaccccgctatcattactgtacagagcagactcgctctgtgcgtaatgaccagcgatacaggggccggagcatcgtgacatcacggtccgcccgcttaaaggggttctccactgccctgtcttccggagctgtGTTCGaggccgctccccccccccccctgtgacgtcacgcccgccccctcaacgaaagtctatgggaagggggcgcgaccgctgcaggaccccggcggcgggacccctgcgatctgacatcttatcccctaggatggCATACAAGTGGCTGGCATACAAGGGGCAGTGTAAATGTCTGCCTAAATTAGCAGCCAAAAAATTAGCTAGACCACAAGCAATATACTACAAGAAATAGTATTAAATGAGAAGTAGAATAGTTTAGCTACAAATAGTCACAGAGCAATAGGCTGTATGTGTCTGCAATGGATGAGTGCCCCCCCACACgctcttcattttttttctcttttcacaaTAAATACATTGACTGGCTATTCAATACACAAcactatttttttaatagatattTTTATCTTGTGTGTAAATGGCTGCAGTTCCTGGTTcagataatatataatataagctatatcagcaaccaggacttgtggctaatggcggacattgccgatcgggctgatgtccggtattaaccctttagacgcagagatcaaagttgattgcagcatctaaaatgagaTAAAAGTCAtcctagctcagtgggctgttcaggactgcagtgataaaatcgcggcatcccgaacagctgagaggacggcgggaaggcccttacctgcctcctcaccatccaATCTGTCCCTCGCTGCTCCAGtcagcctcagcaggctggagcagtcaagcactgataacactgatcaatgctatgctatggcacagcattgttcagtatatgcaatctaaggattgcatgtaatagtcccctgtggACTATTATAGAGCTGCAGACGCACCTTGAATAGGAGCACCAAGTTAGTGTGGTATAGTAAGGAAGCTGGTACCTGGTGGGATAGTGCTAAGATGTAAACACTCCTTCTACAAGGTGAAGTTGGAAAATACAGACATATGTCACCTCTACAGGATAGAGGTTGGTTTCTtaggctatgggggagatttatcaaaacctgtccagaggaaaagttgcccagttgcccatagcaaccaatgagatcacttctttcatttttaacaaggcctctgaaaaataaaagaaggaatctgattggttgctatgggcaactgggcaacttttcctttgcacaggttttgataactctccctctATGTTCTCACAGCAGAATACATACACAGGGGTACAAATACTCAGCAATTGTGATGAAGACATGAATTAACAAATATGCATAAAATCAATTGATAAAgttctttaatttttttcaataatttCCCTGAAGCACTACATTTAAGGTAAACCATTCAAAACATTCTGAACATTAAAATGGCATCGCTTCTTATGCTGAGCGAGAGCTGACCTATGGTTATAacactttccacattctgaacatgaaaaaggCTTCTCTCCAGTATGGATTAACTGATGATTAATAAGATCAGATTTCTGACAAAaagattttccacattctgaacatgaaaatggcttctctcctgtgtgtattCTCTGATGTGTCATAAGACCCGATTTCTGTCTAaaagatttcccacattctaaacatgaatatggtttctcccctgtgtgagttctctggtgTTTAACAAGATCAGACTTTTGACTAAAACATTTACGACATtcaggacatgaaaatggcttctctccagtgtgagtCCTTAGATGTCCAATAACACTTGATTTTCttgtaaagcatttcccacactcagaacatgaaaatggcttttccctTGTGTGAGTTTTTAAATGTTTAGCAAGATTTGACTTTTggctaaaacattttccacattctgaacatgaatatggcttctctccagtgtgacATTTCTGATGCTTAACAGCATCTGATTTCTGGATAAAacacttcccacattctgaacatgaaaatggcttctctcctgtgtgaattctctgatgttcaaTAAGATTTGCTTTTCTGGTGAAACACTTTCCACATTCtgtacataaaaatggcttctctcctgtgtgtgacCGTTGATGTACAATAAGATGTGATTTATGGTAGAAACTtttgtcacattctggacatgaaaaaggCTTTTCCCCTCTGTGTCTTTTTAGATGTTTCAAAACATCTAGTTTCTggtaaaaacatttcccacattctggacataaaAATAAATTCTCATTGCTGTGAATTCTTTCAGCAATAGAAAGGAACGATTTTTTTCTTAATTGTTTTCCGTATTCAAAACATGGAAATATGTTACCGTCTGTACCTCCTGTACATTGTTTAACAATTTGTGACTGACCAGATGAAGGTTCTATGTGATCAATGGGATCGGTAAAAAAATCTCTGTGGTGAAACGCTGAGGGTATATCTGTGGAAAAAAGTATTATGGAATGTTCTCTGTGATCGTATTTTGTGCTATCGTTATTGTTTACTTCATATTCTGGAGATAAAAGCTGATTTTCTGCAAAGTTTTTTATGCAATTAtctgttgaaaaaaaaatgttatactttAAAAATCAGTAGATATTTTAAAACATTCTTGTGTGTGTATTCATGCAATGACtaaaacaaatgcaaaaaaaataaaattggaaacCATAAGAAGTGGCAACAATTTACACCTAATAAATTAACATAGGCCATCAAATCATCTTCCATCCACACCACAGTGTTTGCTTATTTACCATCTCCATTTTAGGATCAATATTCAGGTTTATAAGATGTCAAACTATAgatcaggataaaaaaaaaagagttaatttctttgaaaaacagcaccacgcctgtttgcaggttgtctgtggtattacaacttgaccccatttacttcagtggaactgagctgtaataccccacacaacctgaggacaggtatggcactgtttttggaagaaatcagctctgtttttctaatcctggatttttttttaattcatttcctATCTTTATGCGGTACTGAGAGGGAATGGCTGTGTGAGTGTTGTGATGGGCTTTTGGCTTTTCATATCGGCTGCTTTTTCATAAAATTCTACTTTCATCTTTTGGTTGGGCCAGTTATTGCAGAAcactaaaaaaaactaatttccaGCTCAGGAAGAGGTCTAAATTTTGTTTAGTTACTCAATAAAGTAAGTATGTACACTGTATATCCTCTCTATGGGCTGAGCTTCAGGAAGAGCTTTTCTctgcattaaagaggtactccggcgctaaacatcttatcctttatcaaaaggataggtgataagatgttagatagcggggatcccgccgctggggaccccgcgatctctcctgcagcacccccgtttttcagctactgtggctgatgacgggcggtgcaggggacggagtattgtgacgtcacggctccacccgtcgtgatgtcacgccccgccccctcaatgcaagcctatgggagggggcatggcggtcgtcacgccccctccaatagacttgcattgagggggcggggcatgatgtaatgaggggacagagtcgtgacatcacaaaacTCCGTCctctgcaccgcccgtcatcagccacagagcgatcctcgctctgtgtaGCTGAAAAACgggagtgctgcaggagagatcacgggggtccccagcggcgggatccctgctatctaacatcttatcgcctatccttttgataggggataagatgtttagcgccggagtacctctttttttctcttttttcctgtTGTCTTTAAAAAGTTCCTTTTACTATGATCCGGTGGCGGGATTCGGGTGAACCGTCCGGCATTGTGGTATCTTGAGATTTGGCCGACATGACGTGATCACAAAACAAAAttctggaagtcccatagactttgcatGGAACTTCTGGCATTTTGAATCGTAATCGTATCATGTCAGGCCAAGTCTCCGGCTACGAGTATGCGGCTGGTTTACACATATCCCGCCGCCGGATCATTGTGAGAGGTACCTTTTAACTACTATTATTTTATTCCGAAATCTACAACCTAAAAGATGTAAGAAATCCTAAGGAATGAGGTTCTCCTCCAAGAGTTGATTCATCACTTGTAGAgcggtggtctcaaactgtggccctgaagacgttgcaaaacttcaactcccagcatgcccggacagccaacggctgtccgggcatgctgggagttgaagttttggtgGGAAGGGAGTTGACCTAAGTTGTTGACCTTGCTGCTATCCTTGCGTATTGGTTACTGCCCAAGGCACCTTGGGTCCTGCGTTACCCGCCTCTGCCTACTATGTTTGCAGCATTTTGATATGCTAATTGTTTTGTCATTTCTTATTATATAATTGTAAAATTACTAAACAAAgttatgaaaaaaaacaaaaaacactattatttgtgaggtgaaattggggtGCTTTTACCCaatgcactttacggtaaaactgatatgttttctttattttgggggtcagtacgattaaacgatacccatgtttacaaaaCTTTTGTGAAAATAAGTGTGCTTAAAGCTGCCCTATTCTgaactctataacttttttatttttctgtatacacgtCTGTTTTAGGgctgaatttttttgcaccatttttttgCTCAGGTTTCCACAGAAATTGTGGTGgaattgagctgaggaaaaccagacagatcagagcatgtgtacaaaaagcaaaatgtagggaaaaaggcaaaatgtagggaaaagtgcaaaatgtagggaaaccttagtaaataccgtggaaaaatacctgttggggggggggggaacacaaaTAAAACAACACTCCACTCTTAAATTAGGGCCATTATGTTTTAACAATTCTGACATTTTAGCACGCAGCGATACactatgtgtttttttgtgtttgtttttttttattgggtaaAGGGGAATGATTTTAATTTTTGTAAGGGgagagggcttttttttattttaaaaaccttttt encodes:
- the LOC130282803 gene encoding gastrula zinc finger protein XlCGF57.1-like → MDKDRKPIAERILTLTLQIIYLLTGEDYIVVKKITDGDEAYRREHVHIMLSPSHSMTHERNNFQEILDLTNKITELLTGEVSVRCEDVTVYFSMEEWDYIEGHKDQYEDIIIKNDQTLTLTDESSTKETSKRYPSPLYSMDYRDETYNVLQDDQVTDLHCIKIEEIDKEETFVDVTHLCQEKEIPTDVSTDNCIKNFAENQLLSPEYEVNNNDSTKYDHREHSIILFSTDIPSAFHHRDFFTDPIDHIEPSSGQSQIVKQCTGGTDGNIFPCFEYGKQLRKKSFLSIAERIHSNENLFLCPECGKCFYQKLDVLKHLKRHRGEKPFSCPECDKSFYHKSHLIVHQRSHTGEKPFLCTECGKCFTRKANLIEHQRIHTGEKPFSCSECGKCFIQKSDAVKHQKCHTGEKPYSCSECGKCFSQKSNLAKHLKTHTREKPFSCSECGKCFTRKSSVIGHLRTHTGEKPFSCPECRKCFSQKSDLVKHQRTHTGEKPYSCLECGKSFRQKSGLMTHQRIHTGEKPFSCSECGKSFCQKSDLINHQLIHTGEKPFSCSECGKCYNHRSALAQHKKRCHFNVQNVLNGLP